A genomic region of Corallococcus exiguus contains the following coding sequences:
- the mtgA gene encoding monofunctional biosynthetic peptidoglycan transglycosylase translates to MTSRPPPARPSTVRMQKTKQPSSGARRPAGKPSGGPAWRRWALGGWLMLALWFGVEAARLPDVGALRTQNPRTTALMAQRADEALEAGTKPRVRQSWVPLGAVAPHAVDAVLCSEDARFYRHEGVDWTEVENAFEQSVREARLGRGASTLTQQLAKNLYLSTDRSLLRKGKELLLARQLESHLSKQRILALYLNVVEWGEGVYGIEAAAREHFGVSARSLSVAQGAMLAAMLPAPRRWLPAQRPETLRTRAGVIIGRLEREGRISAAQAREAQAELSRFFGVPPAPGLVADAS, encoded by the coding sequence ATGACATCCCGTCCGCCCCCTGCGCGCCCCTCCACCGTCCGGATGCAGAAGACGAAGCAGCCCTCCTCTGGAGCCCGGCGTCCCGCTGGGAAGCCCTCCGGAGGCCCGGCCTGGCGTCGCTGGGCGCTCGGCGGGTGGCTGATGCTGGCCCTCTGGTTTGGCGTGGAGGCCGCGCGGCTGCCCGACGTGGGCGCCCTGCGGACGCAGAACCCGCGCACCACGGCGCTCATGGCGCAGCGAGCCGACGAGGCGCTGGAGGCGGGCACGAAGCCTCGCGTGCGCCAGTCCTGGGTGCCGCTCGGCGCGGTGGCCCCGCACGCCGTGGACGCCGTGTTGTGCTCCGAGGACGCGCGCTTCTACCGGCACGAAGGCGTGGACTGGACCGAGGTGGAGAACGCCTTCGAGCAGTCGGTGCGCGAGGCACGCCTGGGGCGCGGCGCATCCACCCTCACGCAGCAGCTGGCGAAGAACCTCTACCTCTCCACGGACCGCAGCCTCTTGCGCAAGGGGAAGGAGCTGCTGCTCGCGCGCCAGTTGGAGTCACACCTGTCCAAGCAGCGCATCCTCGCGCTGTACCTGAACGTCGTGGAGTGGGGGGAGGGCGTCTACGGCATCGAGGCGGCGGCGCGCGAGCACTTCGGCGTCTCGGCGCGGTCGCTCAGCGTGGCGCAGGGCGCGATGCTCGCGGCCATGCTGCCCGCCCCGCGTCGCTGGCTGCCGGCGCAGCGGCCCGAGACCCTGCGCACCCGTGCTGGCGTCATCATCGGGAGGCTGGAGCGCGAGGGGCGCATCAGCGCGGCGCAAGCCCGCGAGGCCCAGGCCGAGCTCTCGCGCTTCTTCGGTGTGCCGCCCGCGCCCGGTTTGGTGGCGGACGCCAGCTGA